The stretch of DNA TGAACATTTACTGCAGGTAAGACAACCGGATTTTGATTTGTACCTGGACTTTCTGCCCGACTTTCAAGTTGGTCGCGATTTCAATAATGATCGAACCACTTGGTTAAATACAAGAGGTTTTTATATTGGAGGCCGAATCGGAAAACAGTTCACTTTTTATACTTCTTTTTATGAGAATCAAGGCGTTTTCCCTCTTTATGTAGATCAAAGTACCCGTACAACAGGAGTAATCGCGGGACAAGGAGAGGTTAGAAATTATGGAAATGGCGGATTTGATTATTCATACGCAGCCGGTCGTATTTCTTATACACCCTCTAAGTACTTCAATTTTGATTTAGGTTATGATCGTAATTTCATTGGAGACGGCTATCGATCACTGCTTTTGTCTGATGCAACAGCTCCTTATCCTTATGTTAAACTGACAGCAACTGTTTGGAAGTTGCGTTATATGATGATGTGGGCGCAAATGATCGACCGCGAGTCACCAAAGTTTGATTACCAGAATGGATATAGAAAAAAATGGGGGGTATTTCACTATCTTGACTGGAATATTTCAAAGAAGGTTTCTGTTGGATTATTTGAAAATGTGATCTGGCAAGATGCGGATTCTTTAGGGAAACGTGGCTTTGATATGAGCTATCTGAATCCATTATTATTCTTTCGTCCGGTTGAGTTTGCTAACGGGTCTCCTGATAAAGTATTAGTCGGAATGACTGCCAAATATAAGATGCTACCTAAGTTTACGTGGTATGGACAATTTGCTTTAAATGAATTTACCGCAAAAGAGTTTTTTGCCGGAGATGGATATTGGGGAAATAAGTGGGGGGCACAAATAGGATTCCGCTCATTTGATATTTTTAAAATCCCGAATTTACATTTCCAAGGAGAAGTAAACATAGTTCGACCGTATACCTATACTGCCAGAAAACCAGTTGTAAATGGTGTGGTAAACCCTAATAATGGTAAACCAACGAACAATTACGTTCATTTTTCTCAATCATTGGCTCATCCTTGGGGCGCAAACTTTGAGGAATTCTTAGGAATTGTTAACTATTCATGGAAACGATTTGATTTTCGCGGTCAGTTTACTTACGGTTATTATGGTTTAGATCCTCAGGGAATGAATTATGGTAAAAATATCTTACTTCCATATGATACTCGTGTAAGTGATTATGGTAATCATATAGGACAGGGGATTACGACAAATCTGTTTTATGGGGATTTAACGGCTGCTTACGTATTAAATAAGAAATACAATTTGCGAATTGAAACTGGATTAACTTTGCGAAGTGAGAATAATTCCAATGGAAACAATTCAACCGCGATAATTAACTTCGGATTGCGGAGTTCATTCCGAAATTTGTACTACGATTTTTAGAAACATAATATAAAAAAACCGCAAAGGCGCTAAGACGCTAAGATTATATCTTTACGTTTTAGCGCCTTTGCGGTTTACTATCTATTAAATTGCTAATAACTTCGCTGTGCTTCCTTCTACCATTGATTTAACAGTACTCGCTATTGCTTTTGAATCATAATGACACTCTGCATAAAGTTCCTGTTGTTCTCCATGTTCAACGATTCTGTCAGGGATACCTAAGCGTTTTACTTCTGCCATGTATCCGTTATCTGCCATAAATTCTACTACAGCAGAACCCATTCCTCCAACTACACATCCATCTTCAACAGTAATCACTTTTTTAAACTTTTTAAATACCTCGTGAAGCAATTCTTCATCTAAAGGCTTTACAAAACGGAGATCATAATGAGCAGGGTTAACTCCTTCTGAACTCAGTTGATTTATCGCTTTTACAGCTTCATTTCCTATGGTGCCGATTGTTAATATTGCTACTTCATCACCATCGCAAATCTTACGACCTTTCCCTACCTCAATTGGCTGTAAGGGACGTTTCCAGTCGGCCATTACACCATTGCCACGTGGATAACGAATAACAAAAGGACCCATGTTATCTTGTTGAGCGGTAAACATAAGATTACGCAGCTCTTCTTCATTCATTGGAGCAGAAACTGTCATGTTTGGAATGCAACGCATATAGGCTAAATCATAAGCCCCATGATGCGTTTGGCCATCAGCACCGGCAATTCCGGCTCTATCAAGGCAAAACACTACATTGAGATTCTGGATTGCTACATCATGTATTACCTGATCATATGCACGCTGCATAAATGATGAGTAAATATTGCAAAATGGAATCATTCCCTGAGTTGCTAACCCGGCAGAGAAGGTAACTGCATGTTGTTCGGCAATACCCACGTCGAATGCTCTGTTTGGCATTGCTTTCATCATAATGTTTAATGAACAACCTGAGGGCATAGCTGGGGTAATTCCCATTATTTTGGGATTCTGTTCTGCTAGTTCAACAATTGTATGTCCAAATACATCTTGATATTTAGGAGGCTGAGGAGTTGCAGGTACAGATTTTTTTATTTCTCCAGTGATTTTATCAAACAATCCAGGAGCATGCCACTTGGTT from Solitalea canadensis DSM 3403 encodes:
- the dxs gene encoding 1-deoxy-D-xylulose-5-phosphate synthase; the protein is MQVEAGPLLRNINYPSDLRKLKENQLEEVCKELRQYIIDIVSVNGGHFGASLGVVELTVALHYVFNTPYDQLIFDVGHQAYGHKILTGRRDVFHTNRIYGGISGFPKRSESEYDTFGVGHSSTSISAALGMAVASQYKGETDRQHIAVIGDGAMTAGLAFEALNHAGVENSNLLVVLNDNCMSIDPNVGALKEYLTDITTSQSYNQFKKDVWKILGPISKFGPNARDIVKKVEKAIKGSILKKSNFFEALQFRYFGPIDGHNVEHMARVMEDLKHIPGPKLLHCVTVKGKGYALAEQDQTKWHAPGLFDKITGEIKKSVPATPQPPKYQDVFGHTIVELAEQNPKIMGITPAMPSGCSLNIMMKAMPNRAFDVGIAEQHAVTFSAGLATQGMIPFCNIYSSFMQRAYDQVIHDVAIQNLNVVFCLDRAGIAGADGQTHHGAYDLAYMRCIPNMTVSAPMNEEELRNLMFTAQQDNMGPFVIRYPRGNGVMADWKRPLQPIEVGKGRKICDGDEVAILTIGTIGNEAVKAINQLSSEGVNPAHYDLRFVKPLDEELLHEVFKKFKKVITVEDGCVVGGMGSAVVEFMADNGYMAEVKRLGIPDRIVEHGEQQELYAECHYDSKAIASTVKSMVEGSTAKLLAI